Below is a window of Desulfomonile tiedjei DNA.
GCCGGACGGGCTTTCATGGCAATTCCCACGCGTATGTCTCGGGCAAAGCCGCGGAGTTTCTCGGGCAGCCTATAGAAGAATTACGAATAATCAGTTGCCACCTGGGGAACGGAGCGAGCGTCTGCGCGATAGACCGCGGCAGATCAATAGATACGAGTCTCGGGATGACCGCGGTAGAAGGGTTGATGATGGGAACGCGCTCGGGTGACGTTGATCCGGGCCTTCTGCCGGTCATCATGCAGGAGGATTCTCTCTCGCCCGGCCGGATGACCGATATGCTATTCAAGGACTCCGGGCTGCTGGGCATAAGCGGTGTCAGCCGGGACATGCGCGAGGTGGAGGCCGCCGCGGCTCGGGGAAACCCTCGGGCTTCCTTGGCGCTTAACGCCTTCTGCTACAAGGTGAAGAGATACATCGGAGCAATGCTCATGGTTCTCGGCGGGTGCGATGTGCTGATATTTACCGGGGGAATCGGCCTGAACAGCCCCACCGTGAGGTCGAAGTCTCTCGAAGGAGCTGCGGGCCTTGGATTCGTGATAGACGAGGAGGCGAACCTCAGAGCGACGACCGAGGCCCAGAATCTTGTGACGGATATCTCCGCCGCGTCATCGAAGGTGAAGATCCTTGTAGCAAGAACCTTCGAGGAACTGATGATGGCCCGCCAGTGCGCGGCTGTTGTGGAAAGAGAACTTGCGAGGTGAAGCCCTTTGTGAAGAGGCTTCCCCCGATTGTTATCGGCGTTTCTCGTGCCGCACGAGGAATTCTTCCCAGCGCCGGTCAGTCCATTCCTGAAGCGCCCGGATTTGTTCGCCCGAGATCTTTTTGAAACGTGTCTGGCCTTTGACGTAATCAGCGACTGTTTTCTTCCTGCCCTTCTCAGCTAAAGCCAACGATCGGGAGGTGAGCTTGAAATTGCCATCCCTGATCTCGAATAGGACGTGAATGCCTGTCTCTACCGCGAGTTTTCCCATTTTGATGAGGTCCTTGTTCGGGAATCCCCAGCCGGGAGGGCAGGGTGCGTGGACTTCTATGTAACGCGAGCCGGTAATGTCTTTGGCCGCACGGAACTTGTCGTACAGGTCCAGAGGAAATGCAGGCGACGCTGTGGCAACATAGGGAATGCCGTGAGCCTCCACGATTCCAATCATGTCCTTCTTCTGCTGTAGCTTGGCCAATATCGGCGTGGTGGAGGTGATGGCCCCTGTCGGGCTGGCGCTGGAGCGCTGCGTTCCGGTATTCATGTACCCTTCGTTGTCGTAACAGACGTAGATGAAATTAGTGCCGCGCTCGAAGGCCCCCGAAAGTGCCTGTATGCCGATATCGTACGTTCCGCCGTCTCCCGCGAATGCCACAACGGTGTAGTCCTCTTTACCTACGGCCCTCAAACCGGCAACCAGTCCGGAGGCCGAGGCCCCCGTGGCCGCAAATGGGTTGTTTATGCAGATGACCTTTACGGGAGTAATGGGATAGACCCCGTGGAGGACCGTCATGCAGCTCGCCGGGACAGCGACGATCGTCTTCTTGTGGTTCAGAGCTTTCAATGCGTGGCGATAAGTCAACATCAATCCGCAAGCCGCGCAGGAACGTGTGCCCGGCATAATGAATTCTTCTCTGGGTAGTTCTCTGACTGCCTTGGTGGCCATTGATTCACTCATCCTTATACAAAAGCTGGAAGAGAGACGGGCGCTCTCACCCATGAACGTCTATCCAACCCCGTCCCGGAGTCCCCGTAATAATCTCCATTGCCGCTTGGACCAACTGTTCGGGTCTGACGTCGCGTCCGCCCAGTCCTGCAACGTAGCTGTGGAACCGGGGACGCAGACCTTTGTCGAACAGGGTCGCCTTCAGGTCCGTTGCGAGCGCACCGCTGTAACCGTAGCTCACATCCTTCTCAAAGACCGTTGCCGTCGCCACTCCGGAGAGTGCTCTCGCCAAGGCCTCAGATGGGAAAGGCCGATACGCTCTCACTCCCACAACGCCGGTTCTCAGGCCTTGTTTCCTCATCTCGTCCGCGGCGAGCGTGGACTCCGAGGCCAGCGAGCCCATGCTGACCAAAGCGTGTTCCGCGTCATCCATACGGTACTCCCAGATGAGGCCTCCCCATCCCCGGCCCACGATCGACTCGAATTCCCTGTCCGTGGCTTGTATTGTCTCCATGGCGGCAAGCAAATCCTCCTGCAAGCGATATCGCAGGTCCATGTATCCCGGTTTCAGATGGCCTTCCGAGTCCTGGCGCGGTTCGCTCAATATCAGGGGATTGAGGTTCATGAAGTCCCCCTCCGAGATTCCCATAGCTGTCGAGTAGGGCGGCAGCAGTCGATCCACTTCTTCCTGTGAAGGTATCTCTACCGGGGTGCTCGCATGTGAAAGAACGAATCCGTCGTAGCAAACCATAACAGGTAGAAGCGATCGCTCTGCTATCCTGAAAGCCTGGACAAGGGTATCCAGGACCTCCTGGCTGTTCCGGCAGTATAGCTGAATCCAACCGGTGTCCCGCTGAGATATCGAGTCTTGCTGATCGTTCAGGATCGTCCACGGAGCCCCGACTCCCCGGTTAACGCAGGCCATGACCACCGGGACACGGCTTCCCGCTGCCCAGTGAAGCATTTCGTGCATGTACAGAAGACCATTGGCACTCGTTGCGGTGAAAACTCTGGCCCCCACTTGTGACGCCGCGATGACGGAGGCCATCGCTGAATGCTCACTTTCTACGGTCAGGTACTCCGCTTTGAGTTCTCCCTTTTCCACCATTTCGGCCAACTCTTCTGTGACCGGCGTCTGCGGTGTAATCGGGTAGGCAGCTATCACCTGCACGCGGCACAGGGCTGCGGCAATTGCCGCAGCAGTATTGGCCGTAATGATTCTGACATTATTCATGAGAAATCCTCGGACATGCTAATACGAAGGCATTTTGCGATGAATTCATCTTGATGGGATCCCGCATCCCGTCCGTGCCCTCCTCAAAAAAAACCTCTGTTACTCGCTTGTCGGCTTCCGATGGCATCCGAGGCTGACAAGCCAGCAGAATAAAGAAGTTTTTGGAGAGGGGTGCGGGGAGGCCCTTTTTACAAAAAGGGTCTCCCCGCAATTTACTCTTTCCGTTCTTTTCCGCCCGGGCTTCTTCCCTCGACCATCTCGATGGCCTGGCGCGGACACTCTTCCGCACAAACCCCGCACCCTTTGCAGTACTCCAGGTCTATCTCAAGAGGGAATTCCCGTGTAATCACCCCGTCGGGGCAGTAAAGCCAGCAGAGCAGACATGAATCCTTTTGCGAACACTTTTCCTGGTCGATGATGGGAGTCTGAGATCGCCAATCGCCCGTTCTCCCTGCTTCGCCTGCCGCGGGTTGGGACGCGGCGACGGTGGTTTTTTCAATCTTTTCGGTCATTGAAGCCTCGCGATCATACCTATAGAGCCAGAGAATCGAATACGTGATTCACCATCGTTACAAGCCGGCCACAGGATTTTGAGCGATGAGTGACCACAAGCAGGGCCGGAAAATTACCCACCCGTAGAAGCCCGAGGAAGCTGCGGCTCGAAAATTCGAGTGCCCTCAAAGGCCAGATCGAGTGCCCGGAGGTTCCTTTCGAGTCCGCGGCCCTGGAAGTTCTTCTCTATTGCTCGGCGAATGTTCTCCACGGAGACCAGATCCAATGCCGCAGCAAAAGGGCCCAGTATGGACGTGGAAATCAAGACGTTGCCTTCAACAATGAGCCCCGCGGTTTCGGAAGAACGGAACGCGTCCGCGACCGCTATTGTAAAGGGACCTTGAATCCCAAGTTCCTGCGGCGTCCGGGAGGAATTTATGATCAAAAAACCGCCTTCTTTAAGGTTAGCGGTAACATTGACCATGTCCAACAGGTTGTCGTCCAGCACCACGGCCACGTCGGGTGAAACCACATTCGAAAACGTGCGGACCGGCTCCCGGGAAATCCTGGTGTGAACGCTTACCGGGGCGCCTCGTCGCTCTGAAAAGTAAGTCGGCTTGGCGCTTACTCCCTTGAAGCCCTGGTAATAGGCCGCCTCAGTAAGTATTTTGGCTGCTGTGACCGCGCCCTGTCCTCCGCGGCCGTGCCAGACTATTTCGTAAGATTCATTCATTGGCCTTCTAATCCTCATCGCTTTTGAACCTTCCTAAATTAATCCAGTTCGGGGCGTTCGTCAACACGGAAAGCTGTGAGAGGCATCTGTAAGGTTACGCGGGGCCGGGGAGGTTATTGACAGGAATTTAACCGCAGAGAACGCTGAGACCGCAGAGACGACGATTCAAGCGGAAAGGAATCGGCCGGTGAGGCCGGCTAGACGTTCCATGCAAAGGGAGAGGTAGGTAGGGTCAATCTCGTACCCGACAAAACGGCGGCAGCAATTCACCGCGGCAATCGCGGTAGAGCCGCTTCCCATGAACGGGTCGAGCACAACATCACCCTCGAAGGAGTAAAGGTGCACGAGACGTTCCACCAGGGCCACTGGAAACGGGGCAGGATGCCCCACACGTCGAGCCGACTCCGGGGGGATATGCCATACGCTGGTGGTAGCGGACATGAATTCGTCACGAGAAATGGTCGATTGTCCTTTGTCCGGCCGATCGAACCGTTGCTTCGAGAAGATCAGGATATACTCGTGCAGGTCCCTTAGGGTCGGATTACCCGCGGACATCCACGAGCCCCATGCGCAAGATCCGCCTGCGCCTTTGCCTTTTATCCAGATAATCTCGCCTCGCATGAGAAAGCCCAAATCGCAGGCCATCCTGGCAATGTGAGCATTCATAGGGACATACGGTTTCCGGCCCAGGTTGGCCACATTGAAAGCGACCCTGCCACCCGGCAGCAGCACCCTGAAGGTTTCGGCAAGGACCTTGTGGAGAAATTCGAGGTATTCATCGAGCGTCAAATCAAGGTCGTAGTCCTTACCCACATTGTACGGCGGTGAGGTGACCATTAGCGCCACAGAGTCGTCCGGCAGCTCCGGCATGTACTCCGAGGAGTGCTGGAAAACTCGATCCAAGTGCTCTGGAGGTATTTCGCTGGAAGGGAGCGGTTGCCCCCTATCGGCCACAGGAGCGAACAGTTTTCTCGCGTAGAACGCGGATGAGTCGTGTGCTTCGCGTTTTCCGGTGCCGAAAGAGCGTGTGGATGTTCTGGAGTTCAATCTTAGTCCCGAGCATACCGGCAGATTGTGAAGGAGTTGGGCCGGGATGACGAGACAGGAATAGCATCCTAAACGATTGATGTCAACTAAAAAGCCTTAATAAACAAATGGTAATATACATTATTTAAAGTAATAAATGTAGTGTAAGGATAACATCTGGATATTACCAGATTAGCGTGGCAAGGCAGCGTGTACACCCACAACACCGGTAGATTTTTCAGACCCTTCAAGGACCCTCCGGCCAACCTGGGACGTCACCCTGGCGAGGGCCATGGGCTTCAACTTTAGTTCCTAATCTCCTTCGTCCCAGAGGGACGAGACGAAGGTAGCCCGGCGATTCAGAGACTGTCTCAAAAGCCCGACAATGGAGAGGTTCTCCTGTAGGGGCGCTTCGAGAAGCGCCCTGATTTCAGGCGGTTCACGAACCGCCCCTACCGACGGCGCGCTGAAATCTTTGGTTTTGAGCCAGTTTCTTCATCGCCGGGACTAACTGGTTGATGTGTATATGAAAAACGTGCCGGCACGGAGGCCGCGACGTACCAATTTCCAAGGAGCGCTTTTCGTAATCGGACACTATCTTGGACACTTGCCATAAGTTAGCCCCTATGGGCGAAGGCCTGGGTCCATACCGCGTTCCCGCGGGACTGGATTCCGGTTTTCGACGGAATGACGGTAGCCGCGTGCTCTACGTGTGGGTGGTTACTCATGTCGCGGACTTAGTTTTTCGGCACGGGACATGTAGGTTTGCTGGCGATGGGAATTCCGGCCCAATTTCCGTCAAAGAGGTATGATTAGGCTCAGTAAGTATTGGTCGGTTTTTTTGGCTAGTATTGCAGTCGAATCAGCAGGGTAAGGAAGTGACGGCGGAGGCCGCCCCAAAGGA
It encodes the following:
- a CDS encoding 4Fe-4S binding protein yields the protein MTEKIEKTTVAASQPAAGEAGRTGDWRSQTPIIDQEKCSQKDSCLLCWLYCPDGVITREFPLEIDLEYCKGCGVCAEECPRQAIEMVEGRSPGGKERKE
- a CDS encoding site-specific DNA-methyltransferase, giving the protein MNSRTSTRSFGTGKREAHDSSAFYARKLFAPVADRGQPLPSSEIPPEHLDRVFQHSSEYMPELPDDSVALMVTSPPYNVGKDYDLDLTLDEYLEFLHKVLAETFRVLLPGGRVAFNVANLGRKPYVPMNAHIARMACDLGFLMRGEIIWIKGKGAGGSCAWGSWMSAGNPTLRDLHEYILIFSKQRFDRPDKGQSTISRDEFMSATTSVWHIPPESARRVGHPAPFPVALVERLVHLYSFEGDVVLDPFMGSGSTAIAAVNCCRRFVGYEIDPTYLSLCMERLAGLTGRFLSA
- a CDS encoding acetate kinase; translation: MKILVINSGSSSLKYTLFEMNDESVLFSGTIDRIGLGNASHSFSEAARETTTEEKEIADQGAALDEMLKTLASAGPVGPLDELSAVAHRVGHGGKYRDAVRITPDVIAEITRMTPMIPLHHPAMIREIEECHARMPKAIHCAVFDTWFHWSIPDEAAIYGLPYRYFEKGYRRTGFHGNSHAYVSGKAAEFLGQPIEELRIISCHLGNGASVCAIDRGRSIDTSLGMTAVEGLMMGTRSGDVDPGLLPVIMQEDSLSPGRMTDMLFKDSGLLGISGVSRDMREVEAAAARGNPRASLALNAFCYKVKRYIGAMLMVLGGCDVLIFTGGIGLNSPTVRSKSLEGAAGLGFVIDEEANLRATTEAQNLVTDISAASSKVKILVARTFEELMMARQCAAVVERELAR
- a CDS encoding pyruvate synthase subunit beta translates to MATKAVRELPREEFIMPGTRSCAACGLMLTYRHALKALNHKKTIVAVPASCMTVLHGVYPITPVKVICINNPFAATGASASGLVAGLRAVGKEDYTVVAFAGDGGTYDIGIQALSGAFERGTNFIYVCYDNEGYMNTGTQRSSASPTGAITSTTPILAKLQQKKDMIGIVEAHGIPYVATASPAFPLDLYDKFRAAKDITGSRYIEVHAPCPPGWGFPNKDLIKMGKLAVETGIHVLFEIRDGNFKLTSRSLALAEKGRKKTVADYVKGQTRFKKISGEQIRALQEWTDRRWEEFLVRHEKRR
- a CDS encoding pyruvate ferredoxin oxidoreductase — translated: MNNVRIITANTAAAIAAALCRVQVIAAYPITPQTPVTEELAEMVEKGELKAEYLTVESEHSAMASVIAASQVGARVFTATSANGLLYMHEMLHWAAGSRVPVVMACVNRGVGAPWTILNDQQDSISQRDTGWIQLYCRNSQEVLDTLVQAFRIAERSLLPVMVCYDGFVLSHASTPVEIPSQEEVDRLLPPYSTAMGISEGDFMNLNPLILSEPRQDSEGHLKPGYMDLRYRLQEDLLAAMETIQATDREFESIVGRGWGGLIWEYRMDDAEHALVSMGSLASESTLAADEMRKQGLRTGVVGVRAYRPFPSEALARALSGVATATVFEKDVSYGYSGALATDLKATLFDKGLRPRFHSYVAGLGGRDVRPEQLVQAAMEIITGTPGRGWIDVHG
- a CDS encoding 2-oxoacid:acceptor oxidoreductase family protein, giving the protein MNESYEIVWHGRGGQGAVTAAKILTEAAYYQGFKGVSAKPTYFSERRGAPVSVHTRISREPVRTFSNVVSPDVAVVLDDNLLDMVNVTANLKEGGFLIINSSRTPQELGIQGPFTIAVADAFRSSETAGLIVEGNVLISTSILGPFAAALDLVSVENIRRAIEKNFQGRGLERNLRALDLAFEGTRIFEPQLPRASTGG